A genome region from Setaria italica strain Yugu1 chromosome III, Setaria_italica_v2.0, whole genome shotgun sequence includes the following:
- the LOC101781983 gene encoding probable carboxylesterase 17: MAPANCQQQQQAPPQQVRAVDGRKVVDEVSGWLRVFDDGSVDRTWTGPPEALPLMEPVAPYAAPRDGHTLHDLPGEPNLRVYLPEVAKGSEDGGGARRLPVILQLHGGGFCISHPSWLMYHHFYARLACVVPAVVVAVELPLAPERRMPAHIDAGVAALRRLRSIVLSEDGSALDDPAAALLREAADVSRVFLIGDSSGGNLVHLVAAEVGRGDAADWAPLRVTGGIPIHPGFVRAARSRSELEAKADSVFFTLDMLDKFLAYALPEGATKDHPFTCPMGSQAPPLESVPLPPLLVSVAENDLIRDTNLEYCDALRAAGKEVEVLINRGMSHSFYLNKYAVDMDPVTGERARELIDAIKSFISRH, encoded by the coding sequence ATGGCCCCTGCCAAttgccagcagcagcagcaggcgccgccgcagcaggtGCGAGCGGTGGATGGCCGCAAGGTGGTGGACGAGGTGTCCGGCTGGCTGCGCGTGTTCGACGACGGCAGCGTCGACCGCACCTGGACCGGCCCGCCCGAGGCCCTCCCGCTGATGGAGCCCGTGGCTCCGTACGCCGCGCCCCGCGACGGGCACACGCTGCACGACCTCCCCGGGGAGCCCAACCTGCGCGTGTACCTCCCGGAGGTGGCCAAGGGctccgaggacggcggcggcgctcgccgcctGCCCGTCATCCTGcagctccacggcggcggcttctgcaTCTCCCACCCGTCCTGGCTCATGTACCACCACTTCTACGCGCGCCTCGCGTGCGTGGTGCCCGCCGTAGTGGTCGCCGTCGAGCTCCCGCTCGCGCCCGAGCGGCGCATGCCCGCGCACATCGACGCGGGCGTCGCCGCGCTACGCAGGCTCCGCTCCATCGTGCTGTCCGAGGACGGCAGCGCCCTCGACGACCCGGCGGCCGCGCTCCTCCGCGAGGCGGCCGACGTGTCCCGGGTGTTCCTCATCGGGGACAGCTCCGGCGGCAACCTCgtccacctcgtcgccgccgaggtggGCCGGGGCGACGCGGCCGACTGGGCGCCCCTCCGTGTCACCGGCGGCATCCCGATCCACCCCGGGTTCGTGCGCGCCGCGCGGAGCCGGTCGGAGCTGGAGGCGAAGGCGGACTCGGTGTTCTTCACGCTGGACATGCTGGACAAATTCCTCGCCTACGCGCTGCCGGAGGGCGCGACCAAGGACCACCCGTTCACGTGCCCCATGGGCTCGcaggcgccgccgctggagtccgtgccgctgccgccgctgctggtgTCCGTGGCCGAGAACGACCTCATCCGCGACACCAACCTCGAGTACTGCGACGCGCTGCGCGCCGCCGGCAAGGAGGTGGAGGTGCTCATCAACCGAGGCATGAGCCACTCCTTCTACCTCAACAAGTACGCCGTCGACATGGACCCCGTCACCGgggagcgggcgcgggagcTCATCGACGCCATCAAGAGCTTCATCTCCCGCCACTGA